One Treponema sp. J25 genomic window carries:
- the cas8a1 gene encoding type I-B CRISPR-associated protein Cas8b1/Cst1, translated as MDDNNGKKNNTKYETKEDGTTTINNKEVFSKIKVEENYFENGKVINLKGKNQYYPNFIDVGGNQKEVFKEFIAAFSDLNKTEQYNCELCESGLLVKKDNLDNGIDNDQKEKFFSKISTLNMAHNKILGPSEKFPNSYWNFNSGLKICHFCTFLLIHHHLAFTKLSDGSEIFINAPSFKLMYELNKLVRELFGKTDVDSTKKREILAMSVIEYTRRLQTTLGQWNAMNIEIVIKKGDEIDFYTLPYETVNIISDRAIASILSDIGEFAIFDSVISGNYSFLQEISYKIIRASFKNESISAFIKMYKNQNNSILTAQKILKLYATIIDRRRLYARTK; from the coding sequence TTGGATGATAATAACGGTAAAAAAAATAATACAAAATATGAAACTAAAGAAGATGGAACAACAACGATAAATAATAAAGAAGTGTTTAGCAAAATTAAAGTTGAGGAAAATTATTTTGAAAACGGTAAAGTTATAAACTTGAAAGGTAAAAATCAATATTATCCTAATTTCATTGATGTCGGAGGAAATCAAAAAGAAGTTTTTAAAGAATTTATTGCTGCGTTTTCTGATTTAAATAAAACCGAGCAATACAATTGTGAGTTATGCGAATCAGGATTATTAGTTAAGAAAGATAATTTAGATAATGGAATTGACAACGATCAAAAAGAAAAATTCTTTTCTAAAATTTCCACATTAAATATGGCTCATAATAAAATTTTAGGGCCATCAGAGAAGTTCCCAAATTCCTACTGGAATTTTAATTCTGGTCTTAAAATATGCCACTTCTGTACATTTCTTCTCATTCATCACCACTTGGCTTTCACAAAACTTTCCGATGGTTCTGAAATATTTATCAATGCCCCTTCTTTTAAACTGATGTATGAACTCAACAAGCTAGTTAGAGAACTTTTTGGGAAAACAGATGTGGATTCTACTAAAAAACGAGAAATTCTTGCAATGAGTGTTATCGAATATACAAGAAGACTTCAAACTACCCTGGGGCAATGGAATGCTATGAATATTGAGATAGTTATAAAAAAGGGAGATGAAATTGATTTTTATACTCTTCCTTATGAAACAGTGAATATTATTTCTGATAGAGCAATAGCATCTATATTATCAGATATAGGAGAGTTTGCTATATTTGATTCTGTCATTTCTGGAAATTATTCTTTTCTACAAGAAATTTCTTATAAAATAATAAGAGCATCATTTAAGAATGAAAGTATTTCTGCTTTTATTAAGATGTATAAAAATCAAAACAACTCTATTTTAACAGCACAAAAGATTTTAAAGTTATATGCCACAATTATAGATAGGAGGAGACTATATGCCAGAACAAAATGA
- the cas6 gene encoding CRISPR-associated endoribonuclease Cas6, with product MRFSCKIFLPPGTIIPTDSRRHLLSLIKETFQQSGEDGQDFYSRQYRGNHQKPFTFSAYFPLKDDGTKKVLAGDFFTLFFSTNDYEFLMRVYNGLMKIKKDNFTLFGTQIINIKNLFLFPEKRFTTNEVVFKTLSPFLVRNTENGDKYLYPAGEKIQTKDPAKDIQRWPYWEASQNFVDTLRTSLSSLVKNEFPDYKGEIGVEIIVPVVVPILHGSGNREHEFKMTFPGIKGQIKIKAHPDILKLFYDIGIGARRSEGFGMLEVVG from the coding sequence ATGCGCTTTAGTTGCAAAATATTTCTACCTCCGGGGACCATTATCCCCACCGATTCCCGGCGCCATCTCCTTTCTCTTATCAAAGAAACCTTTCAACAGAGCGGAGAGGATGGGCAGGACTTCTACAGTCGCCAATATAGGGGCAATCATCAGAAGCCCTTTACCTTTTCCGCCTATTTCCCATTAAAGGACGATGGGACCAAGAAGGTGCTGGCGGGAGATTTTTTCACCCTTTTCTTCTCTACCAATGATTATGAATTCCTGATGCGGGTCTATAATGGTTTGATGAAAATAAAAAAGGACAATTTTACTCTTTTTGGGACCCAAATAATTAATATAAAGAATTTATTTCTGTTCCCAGAAAAAAGATTTACCACCAATGAAGTTGTATTTAAAACGTTGTCGCCATTCCTGGTAAGAAACACAGAAAATGGAGACAAATATCTTTATCCTGCGGGGGAAAAAATCCAGACAAAGGATCCAGCGAAGGATATACAGCGTTGGCCATACTGGGAAGCATCACAGAATTTTGTTGATACCCTCCGAACCTCTCTTAGCTCTCTTGTTAAGAATGAATTCCCTGATTACAAAGGAGAAATAGGGGTTGAGATAATTGTCCCTGTTGTTGTTCCCATTCTGCATGGCTCAGGCAATAGGGAACATGAATTCAAAATGACATTCCCGGGCATCAAGGGCCAGATAAAAATTAAGGCTCATCCCGATATTTTAAAACTTTTTTATGACATCGGCATCGGCGCCCGCCGCAGCGAAGGCTTCGGCATGCTGGAGGTGGTGGGATGA
- the purD gene encoding phosphoribosylamine--glycine ligase, with product MKVLVIGSGGREHAIAWKLAQSDRVEQVFVYPGNGGTAQEEKCQNVRLNAGNPDDPTSFSPLARWASAHAIDLTVVGPEAPLAAGIVDYFRSQGLAIVGPTQRAAQLEASKAFAKEFMNRYGVRTAKSWTTTVYDEAQEIARAHFSASPSRPLVIKADGLAAGKGVVIAQSMEEAKTTIESFMRQGALGAAGKTLVIEEFLPGKEVSVLAAVSVQKGKATPPVILPFKSARDHKRRYEGAQGPNTGGMGAIAPVDDFSPAAEKDFLEHILQPTLRGMVAEDFYYRGFIFFGLMVYQDTCYLLEYNVRLGDPETQAVLPLMDSDFASLCTAIEQGSLASFELRWKKGYVCAPVAVAEGYPGSYRKGDPIHIEWSALKAVGARLFVAGARQQEMGENSTERSPSLVTSGGRVLAVSAWGASLEEAQKKAYDAIKAVSFTGMGYRRDIGSET from the coding sequence ATGAAGGTGCTGGTGATTGGTTCTGGTGGCCGTGAGCATGCTATCGCCTGGAAACTTGCCCAGTCGGATCGGGTGGAACAGGTGTTTGTATATCCTGGGAATGGGGGGACTGCCCAGGAGGAAAAGTGCCAGAATGTGCGTTTGAATGCGGGGAACCCCGACGATCCCACTTCTTTTTCCCCCCTGGCCCGGTGGGCGAGCGCCCACGCCATCGACCTTACCGTGGTCGGGCCGGAAGCGCCCCTTGCCGCTGGCATTGTGGATTATTTTCGCAGTCAGGGCCTGGCCATCGTAGGGCCCACCCAGAGGGCGGCCCAACTTGAAGCCAGCAAGGCCTTTGCCAAGGAATTTATGAATCGCTATGGCGTTCGGACCGCCAAAAGCTGGACCACCACGGTTTATGATGAGGCCCAGGAAATTGCCCGCGCCCATTTTTCTGCTTCCCCATCTCGGCCCCTGGTCATTAAGGCCGATGGTCTGGCTGCGGGGAAGGGGGTGGTTATCGCACAAAGCATGGAAGAAGCAAAGACTACGATAGAAAGCTTTATGCGCCAGGGGGCCCTGGGCGCCGCAGGGAAGACCCTGGTGATAGAAGAATTCCTTCCCGGAAAGGAAGTTTCGGTGCTGGCGGCGGTCAGTGTTCAAAAAGGGAAGGCCACTCCACCGGTGATACTCCCCTTTAAAAGCGCCCGGGATCATAAACGGCGCTATGAGGGCGCCCAGGGCCCCAACACCGGCGGTATGGGAGCCATTGCGCCGGTAGATGATTTTTCTCCTGCCGCAGAGAAGGATTTTCTGGAGCATATCTTACAACCCACCCTTCGGGGTATGGTGGCGGAGGATTTTTATTATCGGGGGTTCATCTTTTTTGGCCTGATGGTGTACCAGGATACCTGTTACCTTCTGGAATACAACGTCCGCCTGGGGGACCCCGAAACCCAGGCGGTACTGCCCCTTATGGACAGCGATTTTGCCTCCCTTTGTACGGCGATTGAGCAGGGGAGCCTTGCTTCTTTTGAACTACGCTGGAAAAAGGGCTATGTCTGTGCTCCCGTGGCAGTTGCCGAAGGATATCCAGGTTCATACCGAAAGGGGGATCCCATTCATATTGAGTGGTCTGCCCTGAAAGCGGTGGGAGCCCGTTTGTTTGTCGCAGGGGCCCGGCAACAGGAGATGGGCGAGAATTCTACAGAACGATCCCCTTCCCTGGTTACCAGTGGCGGCCGGGTTCTTGCGGTTTCTGCCTGGGGGGCCTCGCTTGAGGAAGCCCAAAAAAAGGCCTACGATGCCATAAAGGCTGTTTCTTTTACAGGGATGGGCTACCGGCGGGATATCGGCTCCGAAACATGA
- a CDS encoding glycosyltransferase family protein, whose translation MRVAYSCAGEGFGHAARMVALYEDLQKDCQVFLFVPEPVQDFVKYRLPEAKLFSIPCFEFVKQNNRIRYLPTVLEGIRRGLHFIPAVRRLAKKLMELHIDVVLSDFEPYLPWAARLAGIPIVQMNHPGIVHRFITWDPRSWLASLVARLMEGPWDKRVLVSFYYGDVGPVLRPSLHRYTVKDEGFFAVNLKEDARKRILPLLDRYLPGRYQLFPEKGKDFDYALTHCTAVISTAGHQTISEALVLGKPILAVAQDGQYEQMLNARMLEASGRGMGCTTAGLAATLPRFFQFVRHYRVPRVILPRFCFKNSQVHLLQKLKGLFVSLTGKELLPLFKENQGVRKVHSA comes from the coding sequence GTGCGTGTAGCCTATTCCTGTGCAGGAGAAGGTTTTGGACATGCGGCCCGAATGGTTGCCCTGTATGAGGATTTACAAAAGGATTGCCAGGTTTTTCTGTTCGTTCCGGAGCCAGTCCAGGATTTTGTAAAGTATCGACTTCCTGAGGCTAAACTTTTTTCTATTCCGTGTTTTGAATTTGTAAAACAGAACAATAGAATTCGCTATCTTCCAACGGTTCTTGAGGGAATCCGGCGGGGGCTTCATTTTATACCTGCCGTCCGGCGCTTAGCGAAAAAGCTTATGGAGCTTCATATCGATGTGGTGCTCTCTGATTTTGAACCCTACCTTCCCTGGGCGGCCCGGCTTGCGGGTATTCCCATTGTCCAGATGAATCACCCCGGTATTGTGCATCGTTTTATCACCTGGGACCCCCGAAGCTGGCTTGCCTCCCTGGTAGCTCGCCTTATGGAAGGGCCCTGGGATAAACGGGTCTTAGTTTCTTTTTACTACGGTGACGTAGGGCCAGTCTTGCGACCGTCCCTCCATCGCTATACGGTAAAAGACGAAGGGTTCTTTGCGGTGAATTTAAAAGAGGATGCCCGAAAACGGATTCTTCCTCTCCTGGACCGGTATCTACCCGGTCGATATCAACTTTTTCCCGAAAAAGGAAAGGATTTTGATTATGCCCTTACCCACTGTACCGCGGTGATTTCTACCGCAGGACACCAGACCATATCGGAAGCTCTGGTACTGGGTAAGCCCATTCTTGCGGTAGCCCAGGATGGCCAGTATGAACAGATGCTCAATGCCAGGATGCTAGAAGCCTCTGGTCGCGGCATGGGATGTACCACCGCAGGGCTTGCGGCAACCCTGCCCCGGTTTTTTCAGTTTGTACGCCACTACCGGGTCCCCCGAGTCATTCTGCCCCGTTTTTGTTTTAAGAATTCCCAGGTTCACCTTCTACAAAAATTAAAAGGCCTTTTTGTAAGTCTTACGGGGAAGGAACTGCTACCCCTCTTCAAGGAGAATCAGGGAGTCCGCAAGGTGCACAGCGCCTAA
- a CDS encoding cation:dicarboxylase symporter family transporter: MKVWIKLLIGTILGILLGLVFPQNNQNLIGFITWLEQVVLQIGRYSLAPTLFFSLMIAIYEVRQDKHLWPIIGRTFIVIIISSLIILITGILVPLLFPPARIPILAEGQKESIPFDVGQAILDIFPTNMFTALFPRGDYLLPLWVFAFFVGAGFSYDRNYTKPVIALADSLSRIFYYVSTFFSEILGILIITIAAYWAIQFKEALQAGVYRDLILILAIYATALCFIILPLFLYIFGPKTNPWKQVYGLVGSAISAFISGDLYFSMPILIRQAKENHGIRRRVNTITLPLFTTFARAGSAMVAAISLIVIIKSYSSLGISGSEIITIFLLSFGLSFLLARHPGDGAYIGVAVICSWYGKGFEGGYLILKPIAFYLIGIGTLIDVVVASLGTFVVGKLMNMQEEREARHFI, encoded by the coding sequence ATGAAAGTATGGATAAAACTTTTGATTGGAACCATCCTGGGGATTCTCCTTGGCCTTGTGTTTCCACAAAATAATCAAAACCTTATAGGTTTTATCACCTGGCTGGAACAAGTGGTCCTTCAAATTGGCCGCTATAGTCTGGCACCTACCTTGTTTTTTTCTCTCATGATAGCCATCTATGAAGTTCGTCAGGATAAGCACCTATGGCCTATTATAGGGCGGACGTTCATCGTTATCATCATCAGCAGTTTGATTATCCTCATCACCGGTATCTTAGTACCCCTCCTGTTTCCTCCCGCCCGAATTCCCATCCTGGCGGAGGGACAAAAAGAAAGTATTCCCTTCGATGTGGGACAGGCGATTCTGGATATTTTCCCCACCAACATGTTTACGGCCCTTTTCCCCAGGGGAGACTACCTGCTCCCCTTGTGGGTATTCGCCTTTTTCGTAGGCGCCGGTTTCTCCTACGATCGCAACTACACAAAGCCCGTTATTGCTCTGGCGGACTCTTTATCTCGAATCTTCTATTATGTATCAACATTTTTTTCGGAAATTTTAGGCATTCTGATAATCACCATTGCCGCCTACTGGGCCATTCAGTTTAAAGAAGCCCTGCAAGCAGGGGTATACCGGGATCTGATTCTTATCTTAGCAATATACGCCACAGCGCTTTGTTTTATTATTTTACCTCTTTTTCTCTATATCTTCGGACCAAAAACGAATCCCTGGAAACAGGTATATGGATTAGTGGGTTCTGCCATTAGCGCCTTTATCAGTGGGGACCTTTACTTTAGCATGCCCATACTTATCCGACAGGCAAAAGAAAACCATGGGATTCGACGGCGGGTAAATACTATCACCTTACCCCTCTTTACTACCTTTGCCCGGGCGGGAAGCGCCATGGTAGCCGCCATATCCCTCATCGTGATTATTAAATCCTATTCAAGCCTGGGAATTAGTGGCTCCGAAATCATTACTATTTTCCTCCTCAGCTTTGGGCTTTCGTTTCTACTTGCCCGCCACCCCGGCGATGGAGCGTACATAGGGGTAGCAGTTATTTGTTCCTGGTACGGGAAAGGATTTGAGGGGGGCTATCTTATTTTAAAACCCATCGCCTTTTACCTGATTGGCATTGGTACCTTAATTGACGTGGTGGTGGCATCCCTGGGAACCTTTGTGGTGGGCAAACTCATGAACATGCAGGAAGAACGGGAAGCCCGACACTTCATATAA
- a CDS encoding ATP-binding protein, with protein MRFIFILNILSASLYIVLGGYTYFRRPRLARYRLPPSHALFIWLCAFFAMGTLANAFFLSSPTQEEARLWFLSFSFTWYLTPGMFVLFSLLMAGSRLRKRYWLLVVPGALLSIVQLFNPRAVLLEPVKVPLGWHAKYNHSSFWHWFNVANYSLSGLISILILTVKGLRSSDVITRKRSFILLWFFIPTFVGTYILGFVIRFWGIESLPPMLPMFLTFLVSGFALAQFRYDLLSFAEAGVAHHVIATMYDAVVITDRDGMIVETNIRDIFPEASEGEEEKYPLSLLIPGAEKSREWLEAHLFEQKGSFEGLFVFGKKRVVPATISVRSIESRDHVLAGYLISAHDISAEKDLALEIDRRLMVAKSLSSLETSISQALHASPVGMMIVDIKEKTILDANQAMAELFGVPQDQLIGSYVPYLKLPLDWKTMEALIAGLVQNQIVRLQDVDLLMADGRKKHCVISASPFVYKNRQGGFFILLDVTDLDRLQEELVKTQRLESIGILAGGIAHDFNNILTAILGNISLLKLSIPEDSPLYDKVLRAESACFRARDLSYQLLTFAKGGDPVIAPVDVVPLLRESIRLSAAGSPVTISLRLEKSSFVARADAGQLVQCFNNLILNAIQAMPNGGTLTIQVRQAIVDEKEAKKLSVIPALVPGTYVKIEFADTGFGISPEHLERIFEPFFSSKKGGSGLGLAIVYSVIKHHGGAVGVQSKVGEGSVFSLYLPEASEAPQETEKPGIKSGRGHVLVMDDEYGVRSVLGDMLQRLGYMPVLTSRGEEAVEVLRKSREEGWVFVAAILDLVVPTGMGGKETARILRTLDPNLPLFISSGYSDEDVLADYKNLGFDGIIPKPYNIEELSEILGRKKPE; from the coding sequence ATGAGGTTTATTTTTATACTGAACATACTTTCTGCCTCTCTATATATTGTGCTGGGGGGCTACACCTATTTCCGCCGTCCCCGCCTTGCCCGTTACCGATTGCCTCCAAGTCATGCCCTGTTTATCTGGCTCTGCGCCTTTTTTGCGATGGGAACTTTAGCAAACGCTTTCTTTCTTTCATCTCCTACTCAGGAAGAAGCTCGCCTGTGGTTTTTAAGTTTTTCCTTTACCTGGTACCTGACGCCGGGTATGTTTGTCCTCTTTAGTCTGCTGATGGCAGGATCTCGCTTGCGAAAGCGATACTGGCTTCTTGTGGTGCCGGGGGCTTTGCTTTCGATAGTACAGCTGTTTAATCCCCGGGCGGTACTGCTTGAGCCAGTAAAGGTACCCCTCGGGTGGCACGCCAAATATAACCATAGTTCCTTTTGGCACTGGTTTAATGTGGCAAACTATTCTTTGTCAGGCCTTATCAGTATTCTGATTCTTACGGTAAAAGGTCTTCGTTCCTCGGATGTGATTACCCGTAAACGTTCTTTTATATTGTTGTGGTTTTTCATTCCCACTTTTGTGGGAACCTACATTCTTGGTTTTGTAATCCGTTTCTGGGGAATTGAAAGTCTTCCCCCCATGCTTCCTATGTTTCTTACATTTTTGGTATCAGGTTTTGCCCTTGCCCAATTTCGCTACGACCTCCTTTCTTTCGCAGAAGCGGGTGTGGCTCATCACGTGATTGCCACCATGTATGATGCGGTTGTTATTACCGATCGAGATGGCATGATAGTAGAAACCAATATTCGGGATATCTTTCCAGAAGCTTCAGAGGGGGAGGAGGAAAAATATCCCCTTTCGCTCCTTATACCGGGGGCAGAAAAAAGCCGGGAATGGCTTGAAGCACACCTGTTTGAACAAAAAGGTTCTTTTGAAGGGCTGTTTGTTTTTGGGAAAAAGCGGGTGGTCCCCGCAACTATTTCGGTCCGCTCTATTGAATCCCGGGATCATGTATTGGCGGGTTATCTTATCAGCGCCCATGACATCAGCGCAGAAAAGGATCTCGCCCTGGAAATAGACCGGCGGCTTATGGTGGCTAAAAGTCTTTCCTCCCTTGAAACCAGTATTTCCCAGGCCCTCCATGCAAGCCCTGTGGGTATGATGATTGTGGACATAAAAGAAAAAACGATCCTCGATGCCAATCAGGCCATGGCAGAGCTTTTTGGAGTTCCCCAGGATCAACTGATAGGGAGCTATGTACCCTATTTAAAACTTCCCCTTGACTGGAAAACTATGGAGGCCCTGATTGCAGGGCTTGTGCAAAATCAAATTGTTCGCCTTCAGGATGTGGACTTGCTAATGGCGGATGGAAGGAAAAAACACTGTGTAATTTCTGCGTCTCCCTTTGTATATAAGAATCGACAGGGAGGCTTTTTTATTCTTTTGGATGTGACCGATCTGGACAGGCTTCAGGAAGAACTGGTAAAGACCCAGCGACTTGAATCGATAGGTATCCTGGCGGGGGGCATCGCCCACGATTTTAATAATATCCTTACGGCGATTCTCGGGAATATCAGTTTATTAAAGTTGAGCATCCCTGAGGATTCTCCCTTATACGATAAGGTCCTCAGGGCCGAAAGTGCCTGTTTCCGGGCAAGGGACCTATCGTATCAATTATTAACCTTTGCAAAGGGAGGGGATCCGGTCATCGCACCGGTAGATGTGGTTCCCCTTTTGCGAGAATCCATCCGGCTTTCTGCGGCGGGTAGCCCGGTAACCATTTCCTTGCGATTGGAAAAAAGTTCCTTTGTTGCCCGGGCGGATGCGGGACAACTGGTTCAGTGTTTTAATAATCTTATTTTAAATGCTATTCAGGCCATGCCTAATGGAGGGACCCTCACCATTCAGGTTCGTCAGGCAATCGTAGATGAAAAGGAAGCGAAAAAACTCTCGGTTATCCCTGCCCTCGTTCCCGGTACATATGTAAAGATAGAATTTGCCGATACTGGCTTTGGCATTTCCCCAGAACATCTAGAACGGATCTTTGAACCCTTCTTTTCAAGTAAAAAGGGGGGATCCGGGTTGGGACTTGCCATTGTGTATTCGGTAATCAAACATCATGGGGGAGCCGTAGGGGTCCAATCAAAGGTAGGGGAGGGAAGTGTTTTTTCCCTCTATCTTCCTGAGGCCTCCGAAGCTCCCCAGGAAACGGAAAAACCGGGAATAAAAAGTGGTAGAGGGCATGTACTTGTTATGGATGATGAATACGGTGTCCGTTCGGTCCTGGGGGACATGCTCCAGCGGTTGGGGTATATGCCGGTACTCACCAGCCGTGGAGAAGAGGCGGTAGAGGTTTTGCGAAAATCCCGGGAAGAAGGCTGGGTATTCGTAGCCGCTATTCTGGATTTGGTGGTTCCTACTGGTATGGGCGGGAAAGAAACGGCCCGCATTCTACGAACCCTTGATCCGAACCTTCCTCTTTTTATTTCGTCGGGATATTCAGATGAGGATGTCCTGGCGGATTATAAGAATCTTGGGTTTGATGGCATAATTCCTAAGCCCTACAATATCGAGGAACTGAGTGAAATCCTGGGACGCAAAAAGCCTGAATGA
- a CDS encoding CapA family protein, which translates to MEKKGGNVWQALGIPAVRQETRLPCMWGVLVFCLWSALLACRFAGPSKTGEPLLKSEGIPLVESSLDFRLPLPQEVRIGAVGDIMLDRLIGTVISRDGWASPFMGIKPLFEQVDIGFANLESPASFLGKPYPGKDPEITFRANPGALLGLKYAGIDVVSLANNHANDHGKEALLETIQALEVLGIAVCGAGENYQRAHQPAILRCGPYRIAFLAYAEPVWSVTKAGEMAGVATIEKEEILADIKAAKQEADLILVSLHWGVEHQHFPLEKDRALAHDLIDAGAHGILGHHPHVLQGIEIYRGYPILYSLGNCIFDMRADATYETVFATLNFDIQKQGSVDKTIGAEKDQKADEREPSRKTFSEQGQPTQEPGRSRASLRSLTLIPLVIEKPLYRPGLAGGERQKKIQEVLKKASAPLGTTLRLTPEGYLYTEYRP; encoded by the coding sequence ATGGAGAAAAAAGGGGGGAATGTTTGGCAAGCATTGGGGATACCAGCGGTGCGGCAAGAAACCCGGCTTCCCTGTATGTGGGGCGTCCTTGTTTTTTGCCTCTGGAGCGCCCTGCTGGCCTGCCGTTTTGCGGGACCATCAAAAACAGGAGAACCCCTTCTTAAGTCTGAAGGGATACCCCTTGTGGAGTCCTCCCTTGATTTTCGCCTTCCTTTACCCCAGGAAGTCCGCATTGGGGCGGTAGGAGACATCATGCTGGACCGCCTTATCGGAACCGTCATAAGCCGGGATGGGTGGGCTTCCCCCTTCATGGGCATTAAACCCCTCTTTGAACAGGTTGATATCGGCTTCGCCAACCTGGAAAGTCCCGCATCATTCCTTGGTAAACCCTATCCTGGTAAGGATCCAGAGATTACCTTTCGGGCCAATCCTGGGGCCCTCCTGGGGCTTAAGTACGCCGGCATCGATGTGGTCTCCCTGGCCAATAACCATGCTAATGACCATGGAAAAGAGGCCCTTCTGGAGACCATCCAGGCCCTAGAAGTGCTGGGCATTGCGGTGTGCGGAGCAGGGGAAAACTACCAACGGGCCCATCAACCGGCCATACTCCGGTGCGGCCCCTACCGGATAGCCTTCTTAGCCTACGCAGAGCCCGTCTGGTCGGTCACAAAAGCGGGCGAAATGGCGGGGGTCGCCACTATCGAGAAAGAGGAAATCCTTGCGGATATTAAGGCCGCAAAACAAGAGGCGGATCTCATCCTGGTTTCTCTCCATTGGGGCGTAGAACATCAACATTTCCCCTTAGAAAAAGATCGGGCCCTTGCCCACGACCTTATTGATGCAGGGGCCCACGGGATTCTGGGGCATCACCCCCATGTACTGCAGGGGATAGAAATTTACAGGGGCTACCCCATCCTGTATTCCCTGGGGAACTGTATCTTTGATATGCGGGCCGACGCCACCTATGAAACGGTCTTTGCGACCCTGAACTTCGATATACAAAAACAGGGAAGTGTGGATAAAACCATCGGCGCGGAAAAAGACCAAAAAGCCGACGAAAGAGAGCCATCCAGGAAGACATTCTCCGAGCAAGGCCAGCCTACCCAAGAACCTGGGAGGAGCCGTGCCTCTCTGCGTTCCCTTACCCTTATCCCCCTGGTGATTGAAAAACCCCTCTATCGGCCAGGACTTGCCGGGGGAGAACGGCAGAAAAAAATTCAAGAGGTTCTGAAAAAAGCTTCCGCCCCTCTGGGGACCACCCTACGCCTTACGCCGGAAGGCTATCTCTATACTGAATACCGCCCGTAA